The window ACAGGTTACATGAACTCCGCCCTGCCCGCAGCCGGTACCGGCTTTGAAATGGACGCCATCGCTTCCTGTTATATAGGCGGTGTTTCCGCAGCCGGCGGTATAGGCACCGTGGGCGGCGTTATTGTCGGCGCATTGATTATGTGCGCTATCAACAACGGCATGTCCCTCATGAACTTGGGCGCCGCATGGCAGCAGGTTGTCAGGGCCATCATCCTGCTTCTGGCTGTGTTCTACGATGTCTACACCCGGCGCAAAGCGGGATTAGGTTGATAGAGAGCCGCGTACAGCATGACCCCGAAGGAAAGGCTTTATGCCCGGCTGGCCGGAAAACCGGTAGACAAGATCCCCAATTTGAATATTTTTATGTCTCTTGTGGCAAAAGAAGCGGGAGTTACCTACAGCAAGTATATTTTGGATTATAGAAAACTAGCCGAAGGTAACCTCATCTGCGCTGAAAAATATGGTGTTGATTATGTCAGCACCATTTCCGACCCCATGAGGGAAGCGTCAGCTTTCGGTACAGTGGTTGAATACCCCGAAGACAACAACCCTTACGCAAAAGTTCCGCTGGTTACGGATGATATGGATCTCTCGGTACTGAAGCTTCCCGATCCCGCCGATAGCCCCCGCACTCTGGATCGCATCAAGGGCTGTGAACTCCTGCGGCAAAAAGTGGGAAATGAGTATCCCGTCATCGGCTGGATAGAAGGCTGTATTGCCGAAGCCGCCGATCTTCGCGGCCTGGATAACCTTTTGATGGATCTGGCAGCCGAAGAAGCCTATCTGGACGAATTCTTCGACATTGTTTTTGAGCAGCAGAAAAAATTCGCCAAAGCCCAGATAGACGCCGGGGCTGACTTTATCGGCCTGGGCAATGCGGCAGCCTCCCTTATCGGCCCTGAACTCTACGGCAAATACGGCCTCTCCCGGGACAAGGCCATGGTGGAATACATCCACTCCTGCGGTGGAAAAGTAAAACTACATATATGCGGCAATATCACTCCCCTTTTAAAACTTCTCACCCAGGTTGCTCCCGATATAATAGACATAGACTGGATGGTTGATTTCGCAGAAGCAGTTAAGGTATTTAAAGACACCCCCACTGCCGTAAGCGGCAATGTCGATCCTGTGGCGGTAATGCTTCAGGGTACGTCTCAATTTGTGGAAACCCAAATCCGCCATTGCATTGATGCCTGCGCAGCAAATAGCTGCATTGCCGCAGGCTGCGAAGTTCCTGCTGCCTCTCCAAAGGAGAACATTCTCCTTATGGATCGATTGCTGTATAAGTAATACTATAGTTACTGTATGATTCATTATTTTAACCGGAATATTCGATGGAGTTCTTCGCGGGTGAAAGCTGTTGCCGTTTTTTTTGGCCTCCTGCTCCTCGCCGCCTGTACGGCCGCAGGAAAGGCCGGACCCGCAGCCATTTCAGGAACAGCGGGCTCAGGCGGAAATGCGGCCCCAGGCAATTCATCGCAAAAAACTGAATCAGGCGCAAAGGATGCGGAGGCCCGCCCTGTCATTGGCTTTTCGATCGCCACCGATACTTTTATAACTGAAAGGTGGAACAAGGATTTAAAAGTGTTTTCAGGCGCGGCCCAGGAATTGGGGGCTGACGTGATAGTTCAGCTTTCCGCCGGAGGCACCAGGGAACAGATTGCGCAGATCAACTACATGATAAACCAGAAGATCGACATACTCGTGGTCATAGCCCATGACACGGAGATGATCTCGGGCGTAATCAGGCAGATTCGGAACGCGGGAATTCCCGTAATCGCCTATGACCGGATGATAGTCGGTGTTCCGGTGGACGCTTATATCTCATTCGACAGCCTTGAAGTGGGCCGCCAGTATGGTTTAGCTGTAAGCGAAGCAGTTCCCCAGGGTAAATATCTTGTGGTTAATGGGTCCCTTCACGATGTAAACAGTTTTGAAATCAGCAAAGGTCTCCACCAGATAATCGATCCCCTAGTCAATGCCGGCGCTGTCACGGTGGAACAGGAAATCTATCTTGAAGAATGGAGCTTTGACGAAGCCCTGGAACGCATCGGCGCCATTTTTGAAGAAACCACCGATTTCGATGCCATAATCTGCGGCAACGACAATATCGCAAGCGCAGCAATCCAGCTTTTATCAGAACGCCGCCTGGCGGGCAAAGTGGCGGTAGTGGGTCAGGATGCCGAACTCATTAGCTGCCAGCACATCGTGGAAGGCTTGCAGCTCATGACGGTCTACAAACCCATCGGCAAACTTGCCAGCCGCGCCGCCCGCCTTGCCATGGCCATTAAATCAGGCCAGGACTTCCCCCCGGACACCTTTACGGACAATCAGAGCGGCACCCCGATCCCCTCATACATCGAAAAGCCCATAGCGGTCAACAAAGACAATATGGACATAGTTATTCGAGATGGTTTCCATTCAAGGGAAGACATTTACCGGAATGTGATGGATTGAGGGAAAGGCAATAGAGGATCATAGCCGCCCAGATAAAAATAAACGCCCAGAGATCGCGGATGGAAAATGTTTCGCCGAAAACAAAAACCCCCAGAAAAAACAATATGGTCGGATTAATAAACTGAAGAAAACCCACTGTAGCAAGGGGGAGGAATTTTGCTCCCTGGGAGAAGGCCAAAAGGGGTACTGCGGTTATAATACCGCAGGACGCAAGAAGAATCCAGCGCAGTGGAGAAAGAGAAATCAGCTGGGGAATATCAGACGGGGGAAGCAGGAGAAACGCAAGGCCGATGGGCAATGCCGCCAGGGTTTCCGCTCCCAGGGATTCCATGGAACCGGCTTTGTTTTTCTTTTTTAAAAGGCCGTAAAAGCCGAAACTCAGAGCCAGAAGTACGGCCATAACAGGAAAGACCCCTGAAAAAAGGGTTTTGAGTATTACACCGAAAACCGCGAGGCCAAAAGCCGTCCACTGGAGGGGAGTTAATTTCTCTTTCAAAAAAATAAGGCCCAGAAGTATAGAAACAAGGGGATTCATATAATAGCCCAAAGACGCATCCATGGTGTGCCCTGTGTTGACCGCCCAAATATACAGGCCCCAGTTAAATGCAAGCGCCAGGGATGCAGCAACGGTAGATTTGCCGTTTTTTGAAAGCAGTTGTATCCATGTTTTATTTTTTATTGCTATGAGAGGCAAAACGGTAAATACAAGAGAGAAGACGATTCTGCATCCCAGAATGTGCAGGGGGCTTGTAAAGCTGAGAAGATGCCAGTAAAGAGGTAAAAAACCCCAGCAGATATAGGCAAAAGCAGCGTAAAGTACGCCTTTTCTGAAACCGGTCATTTCGTCATCCTGATTTTTGACATTATTCCTTCCCAGGGAAGTATCGAACCTGCCGTTGCCATACGGCCTGTATTGGAAATGACCGCATTGCCGGAGATCCACGCTTCCACCGCCTGCCTTGCCTTTTTTGACAACTGAATTTCCTTATCCGAAAAATTGAGCAACACCACATAGGCTTCGCCATGCAGTTCCCGGCGGTACGCCATGATGCGGGTGTCGGCGTAAACAGGAATAAAGGCGCCGCTTTTTAGGCACTCACTTGAGAGGCGCAGTTGTATCAGCTTTTTGTAAAAAGCCAGCACTGAATCGGGATCATTTTTCTGCGCCTCATAATTGATACGCGTGTAATTACGGCTAATTCCCAGCCAGGGCCTGCCCGTTGTAAACCCGGCGTTCACGCCGGAATTCCACTGCATGGGCGTGCGGGCATTATCCCGGGAAGAAATTTTTATCCACCTCCACCTGAGCCATGCGGGGATGTGAAGCTTCTTCATAAGTTTGTTAAGGTTATGGCTTTCCACATCATTGACTTCGTCAAGGCTTTTAAAGTCAAAATTGGTCATGCCGATTTCCTGGCCCTGGTAAATAAAAGGAGTGCCCCGGAGGGTCAATTCCATCAAGGCCAGAAGTTTGGCGCTCCGCTTCCACATTTCGCCGTTGTCTTTATACAAAGTAGCGGGATTCTTGCAGGCCCCGAAATGGGAAACTATGCGGGGCTGGTCGTGGTTTTCAAGGTACACCGCATTCCATTGGAGGCCCTGCTGCCATTTGGCAAGGAGCTCAAGCAATTTGGAGGCTTGGAATTTCTTTGGAATAAAGCGGGCAATGCGGCGGTCTATTTCAAGATGCTCAAAATAAAAAAGCATATCCAGCTCTTTGCATTCCTTGTCGCAGAGAAGCTTTGCCTCAGGAAGATCCACCATCACGGTTTCGCCCACCGTAAAGCAGTCATAATTATCCAGCACATCCCGGCGCAATTCGCGGAGTATGGCGTGGTTGCCTTCCTGGGATTTATAGTGCTCTATGCCCTGCACGGAAAGGCTCTTTTTGCCGTCGTCAAGGCTCGTCTTATAAATGATATTGATCACATCGCAGCGGAAACCCGCAGCGCCTTTGTCAAGCCAAAAACGGAAGATTTTTTTTGATTTCGTCGATTACTTTTGGATTTTTATAATTGAGATCAGGCTGCTTTTTGTGGAACAAATGGAGATAGTACTGCCCGCTTCTTTCGTCAAACCCCCACACATTCTCCATAAAAAAACCTGTCCAATTGTTTGGCAGGGCTTCCTGAGTCCCGGGCTTCGCCCCGACCTTGGGGGGCTGCCAAATGTAATAATCACGGTAAGGGCTGTTGGGATTACGGCTTTTTTGGAACCATTCATGCTCGTCGGAAGTATGGTTTATCACCATATCCATAATGATCCTGATATCCCGCTTTCCGGCTTCCGCAAAAAGCCTTTCCATATCGGCAAGGCTTCCGAATTTGGGATCGATGGAACAGTAGTCGCTGATATCATAGCCATTGTCGGCATCAGGGGATTTATACACCGGCGAAAGCCAGAGAATCCCAATGCCCAGATCCGCCAGCTCATCCAAACGGGAAATAATCCCTGGTATGTCGCCTATGCCATCGCCATTGGAATCCTGAAAACTCCGTGGATAGATTTGATACGCTATGCGATCCTGCCACCACTTCATGCTCTAAGACTCCGCCACAACAGGGGCATGCTTAATCACATTGACTTTCCACCTGCCGGTGAACAAATACACGATGATCACCAAGAGCACCCCGGCGCTTGCAACAGGGGCGCCGAGCCCTACACCCGCGAGGCCCCAGCCCAGAGTGATGCCGAAGAAATAGCAAACCGGTACGCGCAGCAAAACTGCGGACAGCATACCGGTTATTAAGGTAAAGAGGGTATGGCCGCCGCCCATCAAAAAACCGTTGATGCAGAACACAAAGGGGATAATTAAAAAATCAAATGCAAAAGTTCTAAGATAAGCAACGCCATCACGTATCATCTGCGGATCGCTGCCAAAAATTTCCACTACAAAAGAAGGGAATATCTGCACAAAGGCAAAAAAGGCAAAGGTGATGCAGGCAGAAATGGCAGAGCCTATAAAACAGGCTTTGGCAGCCCTGTCCGGTTTTCCTGCCCCAAAATTCTGGGCGCTCATGGCAGAG is drawn from Leadbettera azotonutricia ZAS-9 and contains these coding sequences:
- a CDS encoding uroporphyrinogen decarboxylase family protein; protein product: MTPKERLYARLAGKPVDKIPNLNIFMSLVAKEAGVTYSKYILDYRKLAEGNLICAEKYGVDYVSTISDPMREASAFGTVVEYPEDNNPYAKVPLVTDDMDLSVLKLPDPADSPRTLDRIKGCELLRQKVGNEYPVIGWIEGCIAEAADLRGLDNLLMDLAAEEAYLDEFFDIVFEQQKKFAKAQIDAGADFIGLGNAAASLIGPELYGKYGLSRDKAMVEYIHSCGGKVKLHICGNITPLLKLLTQVAPDIIDIDWMVDFAEAVKVFKDTPTAVSGNVDPVAVMLQGTSQFVETQIRHCIDACAANSCIAAGCEVPAASPKENILLMDRLLYK
- a CDS encoding substrate-binding domain-containing protein, which produces MIHYFNRNIRWSSSRVKAVAVFFGLLLLAACTAAGKAGPAAISGTAGSGGNAAPGNSSQKTESGAKDAEARPVIGFSIATDTFITERWNKDLKVFSGAAQELGADVIVQLSAGGTREQIAQINYMINQKIDILVVIAHDTEMISGVIRQIRNAGIPVIAYDRMIVGVPVDAYISFDSLEVGRQYGLAVSEAVPQGKYLVVNGSLHDVNSFEISKGLHQIIDPLVNAGAVTVEQEIYLEEWSFDEALERIGAIFEETTDFDAIICGNDNIASAAIQLLSERRLAGKVAVVGQDAELISCQHIVEGLQLMTVYKPIGKLASRAARLAMAIKSGQDFPPDTFTDNQSGTPIPSYIEKPIAVNKDNMDIVIRDGFHSREDIYRNVMD
- the rarD gene encoding EamA family transporter RarD encodes the protein MTGFRKGVLYAAFAYICWGFLPLYWHLLSFTSPLHILGCRIVFSLVFTVLPLIAIKNKTWIQLLSKNGKSTVAASLALAFNWGLYIWAVNTGHTMDASLGYYMNPLVSILLGLIFLKEKLTPLQWTAFGLAVFGVILKTLFSGVFPVMAVLLALSFGFYGLLKKKNKAGSMESLGAETLAALPIGLAFLLLPPSDIPQLISLSPLRWILLASCGIITAVPLLAFSQGAKFLPLATVGFLQFINPTILFFLGVFVFGETFSIRDLWAFIFIWAAMILYCLSLNPSHSGKCLPLNGNHLE
- a CDS encoding alpha-amylase family glycosyl hydrolase; translation: MINIIYKTSLDDGKKSLSVQGIEHYKSQEGNHAILRELRRDVLDNYDCFTVGETVMVDLPEAKLLCDKECKELDMLFYFEHLEIDRRIARFIPKKFQASKLLELLAKWQQGLQWNAVYLENHDQPRIVSHFGACKNPATLYKDNGEMWKRSAKLLALMELTLRGTPFIYQGQEIGMTNFDFKSLDEVNDVESHNLNKLMKKLHIPAWLRWRWIKISSRDNARTPMQWNSGVNAGFTTGRPWLGISRNYTRINYEAQKNDPDSVLAFYKKLIQLRLSSECLKSGAFIPVYADTRIMAYRRELHGEAYVVLLNFSDKEIQLSKKARQAVEAWISGNAVISNTGRMATAGSILPWEGIMSKIRMTK
- a CDS encoding alpha-amylase family glycosyl hydrolase → MKWWQDRIAYQIYPRSFQDSNGDGIGDIPGIISRLDELADLGIGILWLSPVYKSPDADNGYDISDYCSIDPKFGSLADMERLFAEAGKRDIRIIMDMVINHTSDEHEWFQKSRNPNSPYRDYYIWQPPKVGAKPGTQEALPNNWTGFFMENVWGFDERSGQYYLHLFHKKQPDLNYKNPKVIDEIKKNLPFLA